The following proteins come from a genomic window of Microtus ochrogaster isolate Prairie Vole_2 unplaced genomic scaffold, MicOch1.0 UNK1, whole genome shotgun sequence:
- the Trh gene encoding thyrotropin releasing hormone isoform X2, which produces MPGPWLLLALGLIFILTGVPESCALLEAAQEEGAVTPHLGNIQIRPERRFLQKDLQRVRGDLDSWITKRQHPGKREEEEETEAEERGDMGEGGTWTPHKRQHPGRRANQDKYSWVDSEDSDWMPQSRVPDFFLDSWFLDAPQVKRQHPGRRSSPWMESDLTKRQHPGRRFIGPKLQRSWEQKEEGEGVPMPEKRQHPGKRALGYPCGPQGTCGQTGLLQLLAELSRGQETLEEQSPELEGWVREPLLED; this is translated from the exons ATGCCGGGCCCTTGGCTGCTGCTGGCTCTGGGCTTGATCTTCATCCTGACTGGTGTCCCCGAATCCTGCGCCTTGCTGGAGGCAGCCCAGGAGGAGGGTGCAGTGACTCCCCACCTGGGGAACATCCAGATACGTCCAGAACGTCGATTCTTGCAGAAAGACCTGCAGCGGGTGCGAGGGGACCTAG ACTCCTGGATCACAAAGCGTCAACATCCAGgcaaaagggaggaggaagaagaaactgaagctgaAGAGAGGGGGGACATGGGAGAAGGGGGAACCTGGACTCCCCACAAACGACAGCACCCTGGCCGCCGTGCCAACCAGGACAAGTATTCGTGGGTGGACTCAGAGGACAGCGACTGGATGCCACAGTCCAGGGTACCAGATTTCTTTCTGGATTCCTGGTTCCTAGATGCCCCCCAAGTCAAGCGGCAGCACCCCGGCCGGAGATCTTCCCCCTGGATGGAGTCTGATCTCACCAAGAGGCAGCATCCAGGCCGGAGGTTCATAGGTCCGAAGCTTCAGAGAAGCTGGGaacaaaaagaagagggagagggtgtCCCAATGCCTGAGAAACGCCAGCATCCTGGCAAGAGGGCATTGGGTTACCCTTGTGGGCCCCAGGGAACTTGTGGCCAAACAGGCCTGCTCCAGCTCCTGGCTGAACTGAGCAGGGGTCAAGAGACCCTGGAGGAGCAAAGTCCAGAGCTGGAAGGCTGGGTCAGGGAGCCTCTGTTGGAGGACTAA
- the Trh gene encoding thyrotropin releasing hormone isoform X1: MPGPWLLLALGLIFILTGVPESCALLEAAQEEGAVTPHLGNIQIRPERRFLQKDLQRVRGDLGAALDSWITKRQHPGKREEEEETEAEERGDMGEGGTWTPHKRQHPGRRANQDKYSWVDSEDSDWMPQSRVPDFFLDSWFLDAPQVKRQHPGRRSSPWMESDLTKRQHPGRRFIGPKLQRSWEQKEEGEGVPMPEKRQHPGKRALGYPCGPQGTCGQTGLLQLLAELSRGQETLEEQSPELEGWVREPLLED, translated from the exons ATGCCGGGCCCTTGGCTGCTGCTGGCTCTGGGCTTGATCTTCATCCTGACTGGTGTCCCCGAATCCTGCGCCTTGCTGGAGGCAGCCCAGGAGGAGGGTGCAGTGACTCCCCACCTGGGGAACATCCAGATACGTCCAGAACGTCGATTCTTGCAGAAAGACCTGCAGCGGGTGCGAGGGGACCTAGGTGCGGCCTTAG ACTCCTGGATCACAAAGCGTCAACATCCAGgcaaaagggaggaggaagaagaaactgaagctgaAGAGAGGGGGGACATGGGAGAAGGGGGAACCTGGACTCCCCACAAACGACAGCACCCTGGCCGCCGTGCCAACCAGGACAAGTATTCGTGGGTGGACTCAGAGGACAGCGACTGGATGCCACAGTCCAGGGTACCAGATTTCTTTCTGGATTCCTGGTTCCTAGATGCCCCCCAAGTCAAGCGGCAGCACCCCGGCCGGAGATCTTCCCCCTGGATGGAGTCTGATCTCACCAAGAGGCAGCATCCAGGCCGGAGGTTCATAGGTCCGAAGCTTCAGAGAAGCTGGGaacaaaaagaagagggagagggtgtCCCAATGCCTGAGAAACGCCAGCATCCTGGCAAGAGGGCATTGGGTTACCCTTGTGGGCCCCAGGGAACTTGTGGCCAAACAGGCCTGCTCCAGCTCCTGGCTGAACTGAGCAGGGGTCAAGAGACCCTGGAGGAGCAAAGTCCAGAGCTGGAAGGCTGGGTCAGGGAGCCTCTGTTGGAGGACTAA